One Tachyglossus aculeatus isolate mTacAcu1 chromosome 18, mTacAcu1.pri, whole genome shotgun sequence DNA segment encodes these proteins:
- the LOC119940391 gene encoding secreted Ly-6/uPAR domain-containing protein 2-like, whose amino-acid sequence MNWAHALKCHQCKDFYDCSGPAICPPFSTHCLTTSSISMGRNLISKMCHTDCPNTKAAGFGDFASVDCCQADLCNHGGVAHKEVNYVSLVLGLSFSLICILLLRTGL is encoded by the exons CTCACGCCCTCAAGTGCCATCAATGTAAAGACTTCTATGACTGCAGTGGGCCAGCGATCTGCCCCCCATTCTCCACCCACTGTCTCACCACCTCGTCCA TATCCATGGGCCGGAACCTGATCTCCAAAATGTGCCACACGGACTGCCCCAACACTAAGGCCGCCGGCTTCGGGGACTTCGCCTCCGTTGACTGCTGTCAGGCTGACTTATGCAACCACGGCGGGGTGGCCCACAAGGAGGTCAACTACGTGTCCCTCGTGCTGGGGCTCTCCTTCAGCCTCATCTGTATCCTCCTCCTCAGGACCGGGCTGtga